The stretch of DNA TTTGGATCATTAGATAAAGACAATGCTCATATTTTAAAAAGTGAATTATTAAGTAAAACAATAGATTGGAAACCCCGAAATGAATATGCTGAAAATGACAAAGTGTTGTTTAGCATTTTTCCAGACCCAAACCTTGTCGCAGGAAAATCTTACGGGTATATGTTTAGTTTTGCAGAACCATTTGAAACTTACAAAGGAAAAAAATTAGCGATGTATGCTTATCATAAAGAAACTGGAGAGCGCATAACGGCAGTACCTCCGGAAAAGATAACAGAGCCAAGTTCTGGTTATCCTAGCTTAAATCGATTTACAACTTTTTTCGAACTCCCTATTGGTGGATTATGGAGAATTGAAGTTGAGTTTGATGGGAAATTTTACGGGGACGTCATATTAAACGTTCCAAACTAAAAGGAAAGAACACAATCGGGAGGAGTCTTCATTGATAATAAGAAAAGCAGAGAATCAAGACAGTGAAGTCCTTAGTGAATTAGCTTACAAATCTAAAGCCTATTGGGGATATTCAAAAGAATTTATTGAAAAATGTAAAGATGATCTGACAGTAACAGTACAATACATGAGAGAAAATCATGTTTACGTATTGGAGAAAGATAACACAATACTTGCATTTTATAGTCTTTCTACAAATCCTAATCGTTTGGATGCATTGTTCATAGATCCGGACCATATAGGTAAGGGAATCGGTAAAGTATTATGGGAGGATTTAATAAACAAAGCAAAACATTTAAACATGAAAGAGTTTAATATTGATAGTGATCCAAATGCAGAAGGCTATTATTTAAAAATGGGTGCGAAAAGAATTGGTGAAACTCCATCAACAGTCTTTCCTAACCGGAGCTTACCTCTGATGAATGTCACAGTAGAATAAGTGTTAATATCTATTTTTTGTTGCTTTACTTCAAATAGGAGTAAGGCCTTTTTTCTAATCAAGTAGAAATAATGGTTTACCAACATTCACATATAAGGGAATTGTTTAGGATAGTTCAAAAAACAGGGGTGAAACGATGAAACATAAGGATGAACAACTTATAGGACAAGTCAAGGAAATCCGGCGGTTTCCTGTCAAAACCATTTTAGGGGAATCTTTGTCATCTGTGTCAATTAATAATCGAGGTCTCATTGGAGATCGTTTGTGGGCAATAAGAAACTTGAGCGGAAAGTTTGGCAGTGGTAAGACTACACGCCGATTCCAACAGATGGACGGGCTATTTAATTATAGAGCGAGATATGAAGGAGCTACTCCAATTGTAACTATGCCTGATGGATTGGATTATCGGGCTGACGATAATGCTGTAAATGAGGTGTTAAGTGAGCGGCTCGGATTTCAAGTAACCTTGGCTCGAGAAGAGTCCATCTCTCATTTTGATGAGGGTCCAGTAAGTATCATTACGACCTCAGCGTTACGCAAGTTAAGTCAGCAATTAGGAGAGACAGTAGACCCTCGTCGCTTTCGAGCAAACTTATTAATTGATACAGAATTAACTGGATACATTGAAGATGATTGGGTGGACCGACTAATCCAAGTTGGGCCAACAGTATTCTTGAGAGTGGTTGCCACTCTCCCAAGATGTGTAATGGTGAATAATTCTCAAGAAGAACTACCACAGGATGCTCGGATACTCCGAAATTTAGCCCATAATCATGATGCAATGTTTGGTGTTTGGGCGAAGGTTGAACGTGGCGGTGAAGTGAGTGTCGGAGATGAAACAATCATACGATAACTCAGTCGCTGTTCAATAAGTGTAGCCGTTCTGATAGCATTATTCTTATTAAACTAAGGTGAGCAATGTAGTGAAAATAAGAATTTAATAAGAGGAGGAAGCAAGTTATCAATGAAAGCATATGGTGAAGATTTAGATGAAAAATCATTAATGCTATTTAAAAAATGTAAGAGTAAAAGATTTAGCTTTAAATTTTTCAAGGTAAGGCTGCAATGGAGATCTTCTATTAGGAGCTAACGATGCTGTTTTGTTGAAAATGGGTATTAAGAATTGGTGTAAATATAGTAAGTAGAGAACGACCGCAAGGGGGAGAGAAAATTGAAAAGAAATTGGTTATTTTCGCTGTTAACTTGTTTGGTATTTTTAATTGGTTGTTCAAAAGAACAAACATTTGAAGAATTCTTTCACAAAAAGATGGATGAAATGCACCTAGGAGAAAAGGATTATTCTTATACTCTTATTCATAAGCAAATGAATATTGTACATAAAGATGATGCAATTGCAGTATTTAAAGAACGTCGTACAGAAAAAGAAATAATCTTTATCGCTTATCTTGAAAAAGAAAATGATAAATGGGAATGGAGACAAACAAGAGGAGCAGCATGGAATTCTCCTGTTAAATGGTCTGCAATGAACCAAGTTCCTTTCATATATTCAGGAGCGATTAATGATACCTCTATTTCAAAGGTATACGCTGGTAATGAATTAGCGAAAATCATCAAAATTGAAGGAGATAAAAGGTTTTGGTATGCCATCAGTGATTTTAAAGATGTTGATGTAACAGTAGTTAAAGATGATGGTTCTAAAGAAATCCTAAAAAAATTCGACGAAGAGATATAAATAAAGGAGTAAGTAAGGCATTGGAGATAAAGTAAATTTACTAGTTTCTTTAACTAATGATTATAGATGATTTTATATTAATGGGCTGGTAGCTAAAAAGGGATATTCTAATTCTCTTAAAATAAAATTTGTTTCATTTGAGGAGAATGAATAAATGAATTCACCTGAGCAAAATAAAAAAAATCTATTGGAAATGAAAAACTTCCTCTGCGAGATGCTTTTTGCTCTTTCTTTTATTTGGATTGGAACATGGTTTTTTCTAGAAACATACAAATGGGTCGTATATGTTTTTATGGCAGGAGCTGTATTTCTTGTATTTTTATTTAGGTTTTTAAAAGTTTCTTTAAAGTTCCTATTTTTGCTTTCTTCTATCATGTTGTTTATTGCGTTTCTTGTTACGGTTCTATTTTCGTAAATCATTCAAATTCATACGTATCGAGGTTGTTTTCGGAAAATTTAATATAATGAAACTTAGAAAGAGAATTGAGGAGGTAATTAATTGAATATTAACCACGTTAAGGTCGAAGTTTTATTACCAGAAGAGTATATTGAAGAATTAAGAAATAAGTTAAACGACATTGGTGTTTTAACAGTAGGTAAATACGATAATGTAATTTCCTACTCAATCGTTCATGGATATTGGAGACCATTAGACGATTCAAAACCCTTCAATGGTACTGTAGGAGAAATATCTTTTGGCACTGAATGTAAAATGGAATTTAGATGTTCATATAAGAATATTGATGAGGTAGTAAACATTATTAAAAGTGTTCATCCATATGAAGAACCGATCATTAATATAATTCCATTATTAAACTAATGTAGCGATTGTTCAATCTGGCAATCGCTATTTTTCTAAATAGAATTCTGTTTCAATAAATTAATAGGATGGTATTAGTCATTTTTATGGTAATAAGAATGGTGAAATTTTTATATTGGAGAGAGGATGGTATGAATGCTGCAGTTTTTTCTTATAACGGGTGTAGTGTGCATAATCATTTCAGGTCTTTTTATAGGAGCGTGGACAGATGGACAGCAGCAAAGAGCAAATTTTCATTCTGAATCAGTCAATCATAGAAACTTTAGAACCAAAATAGCATTTTATGCTGGTATTGCTGGGGGAGTTTCTTTAAGTATCGCTGCATTAATATATTTTTTTATCGTAGATTAATAGACCCCGTTAAGAGAAGGGATTAAGTAGTGATACTTTTTCCCTAAATTAACCAAAAATATAGATTATATTATCTGAATATTAGGAATTAATACACTTATTTTCAGATTTTTTTCCGTCTATACTTATACTATTATTAGCAAACTATTAATATATTCGGGAGGTAAATATGAAGAAGAATCGTAAAATGCCGAAAGTATTAGCAACGGTTTTAGCTGCTTCACTTGCATTCGGGTCTGTCGGGTATGCTGCACCACTCGCAGGGGAAAATGGGAAATCCCCTTATTCCCAGGATCAAAAAATCGTAGCAAGAGTGGATGCTGAACGCGCAATCGAACATATTAAATATTTATCGAAAGAAATTGGAACAAGACCAGGAGGTTTGGAAGCGGAGAAAAAATCAGCAGACTACATTGCTAAAACGTTAAAAAGCTATGGATATGATGTAGAATATCAATACTTTCCAGTTGCTGACCAATACATAGCAGATGTTGCTTTTTCCAACGGCACGGTATGGGAAATGGGTGCTGCCCCTAATGGGAAAATTAGTGATGCAGCAGTAAAAGCAGAGGTTGTCTATGTTGAAGGGGGTACCAATGTTAACGATTTTAACGATGTTAACGGAAAAGTTGTTCTCATGGCAAGAGAATCATCAACAACTGATTATCGTGCACAGGTAGATAACGCCGTACAAGCTGGTGCTGCTGGCGTTATTCTTCAAAGTTTAGTAGGAAGCCGCGGAAATTATGGTCAGTCATTTAACCCTAGTTTAACAAAGAAGTATGATGTGCCAGTCTTTGGTGCAGCTTATATCCAGGGGGAGTGGCTGAAGGAGCAAATGGAAGAAGGAGCTGTTGAAGTCAATTTAACGTCTAAGCATTATTCAGACCTTCAATCAGTGAACGTCATTGCGACTAAGGAAGCAAAATCGAAGGATAAAGATGTTAAAGAAGTGATTCTTGGCGCTCACCATGACAGTGTTGTCGGAGCACCAGGAGCCAATGATAATGCTTCTGGTGTAGGCTTGATGCTTGAACTAGCCCGTGTGTATAAAGGGTATAATACCGATAAGACATTGAAATTTATTGCATTTGGTTCAGAGGAAAGAGGTTTGCTTGGTTCTAAATATTATGTTGAGCAATTAAGCCAGGAACAAAGGGACCAAATCGAAGCAGTCTTTGTACCTGACATGGTTGCAACCAATTATGACAAAGCGAAAAATCTTTATGCGATGACCGTCGATGGAAGCACGAATATTGTAACCGATTCAACTGTAGCTGCAGGTGCTCGTTTAGGTAACTCCGATATTTTGCCGGGAACTTTCGGTTCTAGTGATCATGTGTATTTCCATCGAGCAGGAATTCCAGCAGCCCTATTCATCTGGATGGGAATTGACAGCTGGGACCCGC from Cytobacillus dafuensis encodes:
- a CDS encoding GNAT family N-acetyltransferase yields the protein MIIRKAENQDSEVLSELAYKSKAYWGYSKEFIEKCKDDLTVTVQYMRENHVYVLEKDNTILAFYSLSTNPNRLDALFIDPDHIGKGIGKVLWEDLINKAKHLNMKEFNIDSDPNAEGYYLKMGAKRIGETPSTVFPNRSLPLMNVTVE
- a CDS encoding MOSC domain-containing protein gives rise to the protein MKHKDEQLIGQVKEIRRFPVKTILGESLSSVSINNRGLIGDRLWAIRNLSGKFGSGKTTRRFQQMDGLFNYRARYEGATPIVTMPDGLDYRADDNAVNEVLSERLGFQVTLAREESISHFDEGPVSIITTSALRKLSQQLGETVDPRRFRANLLIDTELTGYIEDDWVDRLIQVGPTVFLRVVATLPRCVMVNNSQEELPQDARILRNLAHNHDAMFGVWAKVERGGEVSVGDETIIR
- a CDS encoding DUF5316 family protein yields the protein MLQFFLITGVVCIIISGLFIGAWTDGQQQRANFHSESVNHRNFRTKIAFYAGIAGGVSLSIAALIYFFIVD
- a CDS encoding M28 family metallopeptidase; the protein is MKKNRKMPKVLATVLAASLAFGSVGYAAPLAGENGKSPYSQDQKIVARVDAERAIEHIKYLSKEIGTRPGGLEAEKKSADYIAKTLKSYGYDVEYQYFPVADQYIADVAFSNGTVWEMGAAPNGKISDAAVKAEVVYVEGGTNVNDFNDVNGKVVLMARESSTTDYRAQVDNAVQAGAAGVILQSLVGSRGNYGQSFNPSLTKKYDVPVFGAAYIQGEWLKEQMEEGAVEVNLTSKHYSDLQSVNVIATKEAKSKDKDVKEVILGAHHDSVVGAPGANDNASGVGLMLELARVYKGYNTDKTLKFIAFGSEERGLLGSKYYVEQLSQEQRDQIEAVFVPDMVATNYDKAKNLYAMTVDGSTNIVTDSTVAAGARLGNSDILPGTFGSSDHVYFHRAGIPAALFIWMGIDSWDPLVYHIEKVYHTPQDTIEDNISVERMQSALDIIGSGLFDVVRKKVPANNK